A stretch of Aythya fuligula isolate bAytFul2 chromosome 1, bAytFul2.pri, whole genome shotgun sequence DNA encodes these proteins:
- the RERGL gene encoding ras-related and estrogen-regulated growth inhibitor-like protein: MLVIPLPFASFSQRWRCDFLTRRFIGEYASNAECISTKHLNLDARQIHLEIYDPCSQPWQGKLSLTDELHWADGFIIVYDISDRASFAFAKALLYRIQESHIGACKKMVESAVVLIGNKQDLCHMKEVDWDEGQKLAMDNKCHFSGLSAAEHYQEVVAMFTKLLRNITSNFKAKRRPSGSKSMAKLNNDVFGKRRKSV; this comes from the exons ATGCTAGTTATACCATTG CCGTTTGCTTCCTTCTCGCAGCGCTGGCGGTGCGATTTTCTGACACGGCGCTTCATCGGGGAGTACGCCTCCAACGCCG aatgCATCTCTACTAAACACTTAAACCTGGATGCGAGGCAGATACACTTGGAAATTTATGACCCTTGTTCACAG CCATGGCAGGGGAAGCTCTCCCTCACAGATGAACTCCACTGGGCTGATGGATTCATCATTGTTTATGACATCAGTGACAGAGCGtcatttgcatttgcaaaagCATTGCTATACAGAATCCAAGAGTCTCACATAGGAGCTTGTAAAAA AATGGTTGAGTCAGCAGTAGTTTTGATTGGTAACAAACAAGATTTATGCCATATGAAGGAAGTTGACTGGGATGAAGGACAAAAGCTGGCAATGGATAACAAGTGCCATTTCTCTGGGCTGTCTGCAGCTGAACATTATCAGGAAGTTGTGGCAATGTTCACAAAACTCCTGAGGAATATCACCtcaaatttcaaagcaaagagaagacCAAGTGGATCAAAATCAATGGCCAAGTTAAACAACGATGTGtttggaaagagaaggaaatctgTGTAA